In Panicum virgatum strain AP13 chromosome 4N, P.virgatum_v5, whole genome shotgun sequence, a single window of DNA contains:
- the LOC120670199 gene encoding uncharacterized protein LOC120670199: MASWEEHARNFLLEEEEDDEELFFVLLPAVMPFLDEGKIPEHTSSLPGAKKVKEILEGHENWCKQEFRMEADIFRSVANFLRAENLLRDTRGMIEEQLGLFMYMLSHNASTDSLKKVFQHSGETVHRKINEFFDIIPLLIQKFIKLPNPSGTHVKITCDSRFMPFFLVRSYLHYTFLIPFLTTIQIFTSFSYLQNCIGAIDGTHVPITISQDKG, from the coding sequence ATGGCTTCATGGGAGGAGCATGCTAGGAATTTTTTattggaagaggaagaagatgatgaggaGCTATTCTTTGTTCTTCTCCCTGCTGTAATGCCTTTTCTAGATGAAGGAAAAATACCTGAGCACACCTCTTCTCTTCCTGGTGCTAAAAAGGTTAAAGAGATTCTCGAAGGGCACGAGAATTGGTGCAAGCAAGAATTTAGGATGGAGGCTGACATATTTAGATCTGTAGCCAACTTTCTTAGGGCAGAGAACTTGCTCCGTGATACACGTGGTATGATTGAGGAGCAGCTTGGCCTGTTTATGTACATGCTCTCTCATAATGCAAGTACAGATTCGCTAAAGAAGGTGTTTCAACATAGCGGTGAGACAGTGCATAGGAAAATAAATGAGTTCTTCGATATCATTCCACTATTAATCCAAAAATTCATCAAACTCCCGAATCCAAGCGGTACACACGTGAAGATTACATGCGACTCTAGATTTATGCCGTTCTTTCTGGTTCGTTCATACTTACACTACACTTTCCTTATACCTTTCCTAACCACAATCCAAATCTTCACTAGTTTTTCTTACCTGCAGAACTGCATTGGTGCTATTGATGGTACGCATGTCCCTATTACAATTTCACAAGACAAAGGCTAG
- the LOC120670198 gene encoding cyclin-P4-1-like, which yields MSAAVAGPVLREDDRGIPRSLRLLATLVEAESRRYAAAAASRPAESSLLRAFRGVAAPKVPIRAFLERIHLLTRSMPSTRGMIRIDGTCFVLAGIYLTRFVRSPAGREAGILVEPATAHRLVAAAVFLGAKFGGHPPRRWTAVFEASSEGAIRAGEMPDLEGRFLRAMGFRLFVDSDGFDGFCQVLERGPRAPSSSGGGCACKKRQADAAAGEEDERRHVRARLLPPSVVSN from the coding sequence AtgtccgccgccgtcgccggccccgTCCTGCGCGAGGACGACCGGGGCATCCCCCGATCCCTCCGCCTCCTCGCAACGCTCGTGGAGGCGGAGTCCCGccgctacgccgccgccgccgcatcccgaCCCGCCGAGAGCAGCCTCCTCCGCGCCTTCCGCGGCGTCGCCGCCCCCAAGGTCCCGATCCGCGCCTTCCTGGAGCGGATCCACTTGCTGACCCGGTCCATGCCTTCCACCCGGGGCATGATCCGGATCGACGGCACCTGCTTCGTGCTCGCTGGCATCTACCTAACTCGCTTCGTCCGCAGCCCCGCCGGCAGGGAGGCGGGGATCCTGGTGGAGCCGGCCACCGCGCACCGCCTGGTGGCCGCCGCTGTCTTCCTCGGCGCCAAGTTCGGCGGCCACCCGCCCAGGAGGTGGACTGCGGTGTTCGAGGCCAGCTCGGAAGGCGCAATCCGCGCCGGCGAGATGCCGGACCTCGAGGGCCGCTTCCTGCGCGCCATGGGCTTCCGCCTCTTCGTCGACAGTGATGGGTTCGACGGGTTCTGCCAGGTCCTAGAGCGGGGTCCTCGGGCGCCAagcagcagcggtggcggcTGCGCCTGCAAGAAGAGGCaggcggacgcggcggccggAGAGGAGGACGAGCGCCGCCACGTCCGCGCGCGCCTGCTGCCCCCatccgtcgtatccaattag